TTGCTTATTAAAACATAACTTTGCTGGTGCAATATGTCTTGTTGTAGCTGTGCCAAAGATGGTTGTCCATCTTGCCATTGATCGATATGTTCATTCTTTAAAAGGGTTTGAGCCTGTTTAATAATAGTAAAAACTGTCTGCAAATCCTTCATTTGAGTTGCTCGCAGATAAATTAAAGTCATAGTTTTTGCTCCTAGAGATATTGTTGGAGTTGTTGATAACCTGCTTGATTAGTAGAAACCTGTAAGGTATCACCGACTTGGATAATAGTATCACCATTGGGAACTAGTTGATGCTCACCACGTTGAATATTAATTAGCAAAGTTTGT
The nucleotide sequence above comes from Bombilactobacillus bombi. Encoded proteins:
- a CDS encoding TrkA C-terminal domain-containing protein, whose product is MPIFNDSLIANQQVKNIKWTAQTLLINIQRGEHQLVPNGDTIIQVGDTLQVSTNQAGYQQLQQYL